In a single window of the Arachis hypogaea cultivar Tifrunner chromosome 6, arahy.Tifrunner.gnm2.J5K5, whole genome shotgun sequence genome:
- the LOC112697324 gene encoding eukaryotic translation initiation factor 4G isoform X2 translates to MSFNQSKSDKSDAVYRKSGRSASFNQQRGSSGGAYGRGGSGGGAAPSPSLSSSRSFNKKSNNAQGGQSRVNPTVASSTESSSTNANRTIPNGSHVQPQFHVTNATIKSPESNAQRSTRAIPKAPTSQPPTLSSDSAPPTTPAKGDASKAFPFQFGSISPGFINGMAIPARTSSAPPNLDEQKRDQARHDSFKPPAPAPAPPVPKQHSVRKDIGNNDQSNAGTRAKKDMQLSSLPPGSQMQKPSVVPLSGISMAMPYHQPQASVQFGSPNPQIQSQGMPTAPLQMPLPMPLPIGNAPQVQQQVFVPGLQPHQMHQGLMHQSQNMSFTPQLSPQLPHQLGSMGLSIGPQYSPQQGGKFAPRKTTPVKITHPETHEELRLDKRADTYSDGGSSGAKSHATVPSQSQPAQPFTVSHPITYYQPNSYSASSGFYPPASSLPLTSSQITPNSQPPRFSYAVSHGQQNVGFMNSSSHNSIPVNKVGTHIPAITEPPAPEFSHNVLNAISPSSGATSMSIKDSSGTGLVDSSVANSNISSARRSHSARSSVASGDANSSLPQKGSEICSEVSLEQSKLSSDSSVLNSLPKQSSASTEVTAAPLKSSSAVSAESVSVVSNDEEKGKEFLSRSNSLKDNQKVQKKGELQHQVAVQSPTVADVPSQAVERSSVISETVGTKTNHSAAVTSEDVAAATAADEDMLLTPSVSMSHAEVKSNGTTELSVCVSAEGPVAQTGYSLNNNDELDEFLQEDKLSKDKVSEMGEKTEISSIQGSKQEHDESTSCVPECERTSDSLVMSTCSALGSPRDVSLSRDDIAVNSGAVSASSGTLDQHSADVPETTSKHLKDSLEIAESVVSLPAPGTKDRPILEQNKVKTTKGKKKRREILQKADAAGSTSDLYNAYKGPEEKKDAVVSAEKEDSVSTSGSLEQFSTGAAQRDCITSEHKAELDDWEDAADMSAPKLEVSDQTEQVTDSCIVTMKRYSRDFLLKFAEQCTNLPEGFEITADIAESLMGANVSSSRDPHPSPGRNIDRTGGMSRIDRRGGAITEEDKWSKVSNAFHSGMRLDGIGGNAGFRPVQGGNFGVLRNPRSPLPYAGAGGILSGPMQSMGNLGGMPRNSSDSDRWQRASSFQQRGLIPSPQSPLQMMHKADKKYEVGKVTDAEEAKQRQLKAILNKLTPQNFEKLFEQVKAVNIDNAVTLTGVISQIFEKALMEPTFCEMYANFCSHLAADLPDFSEDNEKITFKRLLLNKCQEEFERGEREQEEADKADEGEIKLSNEEREEKRTKARRRMLGNIRLIGELYKKRMLTERIMHECIRKLLGQHQDPDEEDIEALCKLMSTIGEMIDHPKAKEHIDVYFERMKSLSNNMNLSSRVRFMLKDAIDLRKNKWQQRRKVEGPKKIEEVHRDATQERQAQAGRLGRGLGNNPVRRNPMDFGPRGASMLPSPVAQMGGVRGLPTQIRGYGPQDVRMDDRHETRILSVPLSQRLGDDSITLGPQGGLARGMSIRGSTAVSSSGSLNGYSNLPEGSAYSSREDHAPRYIPDRFGAPTAYDQPSAKERNMTYGNSDMRNADRNFDRPVLTSPSSQLQGTVVSQNPSSERIWPEERLRDMSMAAIREYYSARDEKEVVLCVKDLNNPSFHPSMVSIWVTDSFERKNTERDLLAQLLVNLVKSQDGTLSPAQLIKGFESVLSTLEDAVNDAPKAPEFLGRVFAKAITEHVVSLNEIGQLIHEGGEEPGSLLEAGLAADVLGSTLEAIQMEKGDTVLSEIRTSSNLRLETFRPPEPLKSRKLENFI, encoded by the exons ATGTCCTTCAATCAATCAAAATCCGACAAGAGTGACGCTGTGTACCGAAAATCCGGGCGATCCGCCAGCTTCAATCAGCAGCGAGGCTCCTCCGGCGGTGCATACGGCAGGGGCGGCAGCGGTGGCGGTGCCGCACCTTCTCCGTCACTATCCTCGAGCCGCAG TTTTAACAAGAAGTCTAATAATGCACAAGGTGGGCAATCTAGGGTAAACCCTACCGTAGCAAGTTCAACCGAGTCTAGTAGTACTAATGCAAACCGGACCATACCAAATGGTAGCCATGTTCAGCCTCAATTTCATG TTACCAATGCAACTATCAAGTCACCCGAGTCAAATGCCCAGAGAAGCACCAGAGCTATTCCAAAAGCTCCTACTTCTCAACCTCCCACCTTGAGTTCTGATTCAGCTCCTCCGACAACCCCTGCTAAGG GAGATGCATCCAAGGCTTTCCCTTTCCAATTTGGATCTATTAGTCCTGGTTTTATTAACGGAATGGCA ATTCCTGCTCGCACAAGCTCAGCTCCACCCAATTTAGATGAGCAGAAGCGTGATCAG GCTCGCCATGATTCTTTTAAACCTCCAGCACCGGCACCGGCACCTCCTGTTCCAAAGCAGCACTCAGTGAGGAAGGATATAGGTAATAATGATCAATCTAATGCTGGGACTCGGGCAAAAAAAGATATGCAGTTGTCATCATTGCCTCCAGGAAGCCAGATGCAGAAACCTTCAGTTGTTCCTTTAAGTGGAATTTCAATGGCAATGCCATATCATCAGCCACAGGCATCTGTACAGTTTGGCAGTCCCAATCCGCAGATTCAGTCTCAGGGTATGCCAACAGCACCTCTACAGATGCCTTTACCAATGCCTTTGCCAATTGGAAATGCTCCACAAGTGCAGCAACAGGTCTTTGTTCCAGGCCTTCAACCACACCAGATGCATCAAGGACTCATGCATCAGAGCCAAAACATGAGTTTTACTCCTCAACTGAGCCCTCAATTGCCCCATCAGTTAGGTAGCATGGGTCTAAGCATTGGCCCACAATATTCCCCACAGCAAGGAGGAAAATTTGCTCCTCGTAAAACTACTCCTGTCAAGATAACTCATCCTGAGACCCATGAGGAGCTTAGGCTTGATAAAAGGGCAGACACATATTCAGATGGTGGGTCATCTGGTGCTAAATCTCATGCTACTGTGCCTTCTCAGTCTCAACCTGCCCAGCCATTTACAGTTTCTCATCCTATTActtactatcaacccaattcctaTAGTGCAAGTTCTGGCTTTTATCCACCTGCTAGTTCTCTTCCATTAACAAGTAGTCAGATAACTCCAAATTCTCAACCACCAAGGTTTAGTTATGCAGTGAGCCATGGTCAGCAAAATGTTGGTTTCATGAATTCATCATCTCATAATTCGATACCTGTTAATAAAGTTGGCACTCATATCCCTGCCATTACTGAACCACCTGCTCCAGAATTTTCCCACAATGTGCTTAATGCTATCTCACCATCATCAGGAGCAACATCTATGTCTATTAAAGATAGTAGTGGGACTGGTCTTGTGGACTCCTCAGTTGCCAATTCCAATATTTCTAGTGCCCGAAGGAGTCACTCTGCTAGATCTTCAGTAGCATCTGGTGATGCTAACTCCTCTTTGCCACAAAAAGGTTCTGAAATTTGCTCTGAAGTTTCTTTGGAACAGTCTAAGTTATCCAGTGATTCTTCAGTTTTGAACTCACTGCCAAAACAATCTTCTGCATCTACTGAGGTTACAGCTGCTCCTTTGAAGTCTTCCTCCGCTGTGAGTGCTGAGTCTGTTTCAGTTGTGTCTAATGATGAAGAAAAGGGGAAGGAATTTCTCAGTAGGTCAAATTCTTTGAAAGATAATCAGAAGGTACAGAAGAAAGGCGAATTACAACATCAG GTTGCCGTACAATCTCCTACTGTAGCTGATGTCCCTTCCCAAGCTGTTGAGAGATCTTCAGTCATATCTGAAACTGTAGGAACTAAAACAAACCATTCTGCCGCAGTGACCAGTGAAGATGTAGCAGCAGCAACAGCTGCGGATGAAGACATGCTATTAACTCCCTCTGTTAGTATGTCTCATGCTGAAGTGAAAAGCAATGGCACTACAGAACTTTCTGTTTGTGTTTCAGCTGAAGGGCCTGTCGCTCAAACTGGCTATAGTTTGAATAACAAtgatgagctagatgaatttttGCAAGAGGATAAACTGTCAAAGGATAAAGTTTCAGAAATGGGTGAAAAAACTGAAATATCATCTATTCAAGGTTCCaaacaagaacatgatgaatctACAAGCTGTGTTCCAGAATGTGAAAGGACAAGTGATAGTTTAGTCATGTCTACCTGTAGTGCATTGGGTTCTCCTAGAGATGTCTCATTGAGTAGAGATGATATTGCAGTCAATAGTGGAGCTGTTTCCGCAAGTTCTGGCACATTAGACCAGCATTCTGCTGATGTTCCAGAAACAACTTCAAAACATTTGAAAGATAGTTTAGAGATTGCTGAAAGTGTGGTTTCTCTTCCAGCGCCAGGTACTAAGGATAGACCAATTTTGGAGCAAAATAAGGTTAAAACTACTAaggggaaaaagaaaaggagagagatTCTTCAAAAGGCCGATGCTGCTGGATCAACCTCTGATCTTTATAATGCGTACAAGGGACCTGAGGAAAAGAAGGATGCTGTTGTAAGTGCAGAGAAAGAGGACAGCGTTTCTACTTCTGGAAGTTTAGAGCAGTTTTCTACTGGTGCTGCTCAGCGAGATTGTATAACGAGTGAGCATAAAGCCGAGCTTGATGATTGGGAGGATGCTGCTGACATGTCTGCACCAAAACTTGAAGTTTCAGATCAAACTGAACAGGTTACTGACAGTTGTATAGTTACAATGAAAAGGTACTCTCGAGATTTCCTTTTGAAGTTTGCAGAGCAGTGCACAAATCTTCCTGAAGGATTTGAAATCACAGCTGACATAGCTGAGTCTTTGATGGGTGCCAATGTTAGTAGTTCACGTGATCCACATCCTTCTCCTGGAAGGAATATAGATAGGACTGGTGGGATGTCTAGGATAGATCGGCGTGGAGGTGCTATTACTGAGGAAGACAAGTGGAGCAAAGTTTCCAATGCTTTTCATTCAGGTATGCGTTTGGATGGTATTGGAGGTAATGCAGGATTTCGTCCAGTTCAAGGAGGCAATTTCGGTGTCTTAAGGAATCCTCGCTCACCTCTGCCATATGCTGGAGCTGGAGGGATTCTTTCTGGGCCAATGCAATCCATGGGCAATCTGGGAGGAATGCCAAGAAACAGCTCTGACAGTGACAGGTGGCAGCGTGCTTCTAGCTTCCAGCAAAGGGGTTTGATTCCTTCTCCTCAAAGTCCTTTGCAGATGATGCACAAAGCTGATAAGAAGTATGAGGTCGGTAAAGTGACAGATGCGGAAGAGGCCAAGCAGAGGCAATTGAAAGCTATATTGAATAAGTTAACTCCTCAGAATTTTGAGAAGCTTTTTGAGCAGGTAAAAGCAGTTAACATTGACAATGCAGTAACTCTCACTGGTGTCATCTCACAAATATTTGAGAAGGCTTTGATGGAACCTACCTTCTGTGAAATGTATGCCAATTTCTGTTCACATCTGGCAGCTGATTTGCCTGATTTTAGTGAAGACAATGAGAAGATAACTTTTAAGAGGTTATTATTAAACAAGTGCCAGGAAGAATTTGAGAGGGGTGAAAGAGAACAGGAAGAGGCTGACAAGGCTGATGAAGGTGAGATCAAGCTGTCTAATGAAGAAAGGGAGGAGAAAAGAACCAAAGCAAGAAGACGCATGCTGGGTAATATCAGATTGATAGGAGAACTGTATAAGAAGAGAATGTTGACAGAGAGGATTATGCATGAGTGCATCAGGAAGTTATTGGGTCAGCATCAGGATCCGGATGAAGAAGATATTGAAGCTTTGTGCAAGCTCATGAGTACAATTGGGGAGATGATTGACCATCCCAAAGCCAAGGAGCATATAGATGTGTATTTTGAACGGATGAAATCATTATCAAACAACATGAATTTATCTTCAAGGGTGAGGTTCATGTTGAAAGATGCCATTGATTTAAGAAAGAACAAATGGCAACAAAGGAGGAAAGTTGAAGGTCCAAAGAAGATTGAGGAGGTACATAGAGATGCTACCCAAGAGCGGCAGGCCCAAGCTGGTAGGCTGGGTCGTGGTCTGGGCAATAATCCAGTAAGAAGAAACCCCATGGATTTTGGTCCAAGAGGGGCATCTATGTTACCTTCACCTGTTGCCCAAATGGGTGGAGTACGAGGGTTGCCTACTCAAATTCGCGGATATGGTCCACAGGATGTTCGTATGGATGATAGGCATGAGACAAGAATCCTATCAGTTCCACTGAGTCAAAGACTTGGTGATGATTCAATTACCTTGGGACCCCAAGGGGGTCTTGCTAGAGGAATGTCCATAAGAGGCTCAACCGCAGTTTCAAGTTCAGGAAGTCTTAATGGTTATAGTAATTTGCCAGAGGGCTCAGCATACAGTTCTAGGGAGGACCATGCTCCAAGATATATTCCAGATAGATTTGGTGCTCCGACCGCGTATGATCAACCCAGTGCTAAAGAGAGAAATATGACTTATGGTAACAGTGACATGAGAAATGCAGATAGGAATTTTGACAGACCTGTTCTAACTTCACCTTCCTCTCAACTGCAAGGGACAGTGGTCTCCCAGAATCCTTCTTCAGAAAGGATTTGGCCAGAAGAACGATTACGAGACATGTCAATGGCTGCAATAAGAGAATATTATAG TGCTAGGGATGAGAAGGAAGTTGTTTTGTGTGTTAAAGATTTGAACAATCCAAGCTTCCATCCTTCCATGGTCTCGATTTGGGTCACAGACTCTTTCGAGAGAAAGAACACAGAGAGAGATCTTCTGGCTCAGCTACTAGTCAACCTTGTGAAGTCTCAGGATGGTACCTTGAGTCCAGCCCAGCTCATCAAAGG GTTTGAATCTGTTCTTAGTACTTTGGAAGATGCGGTTAACGATGCTCCGAAAGCACCGGAGTTTCTTGGCCGCGTATTTGCCAAAGCTATAACAGAGCATGTAGTCTCTTTGAATGAGATTGGACAGTTAATACATGAGGGTGGAGAGGAACCTGGCAGTCTCTTAGAAGCGGGACTCGCAGCTGATGTTCTTGGAAGCACCTTGGAGGCCATACAAATGGAGAAAGGCGATACAGTTTTAAGTGAGATCCGGACAAGCTCAAATTTGCGGTTGGAGACTTTCCGGCCGCCGGAACCTTTGAAATCAAGGAAGTTAGAGAACTTTATTTAG
- the LOC112697324 gene encoding eukaryotic translation initiation factor 4G isoform X1: MSFNQSKSDKSDAVYRKSGRSASFNQQRGSSGGAYGRGGSGGGAAPSPSLSSSRSFNKKSNNAQGGQSRVNPTVASSTESSSTNANRTIPNGSHVQPQFHGGSDAPVTNATIKSPESNAQRSTRAIPKAPTSQPPTLSSDSAPPTTPAKGDASKAFPFQFGSISPGFINGMAIPARTSSAPPNLDEQKRDQARHDSFKPPAPAPAPPVPKQHSVRKDIGNNDQSNAGTRAKKDMQLSSLPPGSQMQKPSVVPLSGISMAMPYHQPQASVQFGSPNPQIQSQGMPTAPLQMPLPMPLPIGNAPQVQQQVFVPGLQPHQMHQGLMHQSQNMSFTPQLSPQLPHQLGSMGLSIGPQYSPQQGGKFAPRKTTPVKITHPETHEELRLDKRADTYSDGGSSGAKSHATVPSQSQPAQPFTVSHPITYYQPNSYSASSGFYPPASSLPLTSSQITPNSQPPRFSYAVSHGQQNVGFMNSSSHNSIPVNKVGTHIPAITEPPAPEFSHNVLNAISPSSGATSMSIKDSSGTGLVDSSVANSNISSARRSHSARSSVASGDANSSLPQKGSEICSEVSLEQSKLSSDSSVLNSLPKQSSASTEVTAAPLKSSSAVSAESVSVVSNDEEKGKEFLSRSNSLKDNQKVQKKGELQHQVAVQSPTVADVPSQAVERSSVISETVGTKTNHSAAVTSEDVAAATAADEDMLLTPSVSMSHAEVKSNGTTELSVCVSAEGPVAQTGYSLNNNDELDEFLQEDKLSKDKVSEMGEKTEISSIQGSKQEHDESTSCVPECERTSDSLVMSTCSALGSPRDVSLSRDDIAVNSGAVSASSGTLDQHSADVPETTSKHLKDSLEIAESVVSLPAPGTKDRPILEQNKVKTTKGKKKRREILQKADAAGSTSDLYNAYKGPEEKKDAVVSAEKEDSVSTSGSLEQFSTGAAQRDCITSEHKAELDDWEDAADMSAPKLEVSDQTEQVTDSCIVTMKRYSRDFLLKFAEQCTNLPEGFEITADIAESLMGANVSSSRDPHPSPGRNIDRTGGMSRIDRRGGAITEEDKWSKVSNAFHSGMRLDGIGGNAGFRPVQGGNFGVLRNPRSPLPYAGAGGILSGPMQSMGNLGGMPRNSSDSDRWQRASSFQQRGLIPSPQSPLQMMHKADKKYEVGKVTDAEEAKQRQLKAILNKLTPQNFEKLFEQVKAVNIDNAVTLTGVISQIFEKALMEPTFCEMYANFCSHLAADLPDFSEDNEKITFKRLLLNKCQEEFERGEREQEEADKADEGEIKLSNEEREEKRTKARRRMLGNIRLIGELYKKRMLTERIMHECIRKLLGQHQDPDEEDIEALCKLMSTIGEMIDHPKAKEHIDVYFERMKSLSNNMNLSSRVRFMLKDAIDLRKNKWQQRRKVEGPKKIEEVHRDATQERQAQAGRLGRGLGNNPVRRNPMDFGPRGASMLPSPVAQMGGVRGLPTQIRGYGPQDVRMDDRHETRILSVPLSQRLGDDSITLGPQGGLARGMSIRGSTAVSSSGSLNGYSNLPEGSAYSSREDHAPRYIPDRFGAPTAYDQPSAKERNMTYGNSDMRNADRNFDRPVLTSPSSQLQGTVVSQNPSSERIWPEERLRDMSMAAIREYYSARDEKEVVLCVKDLNNPSFHPSMVSIWVTDSFERKNTERDLLAQLLVNLVKSQDGTLSPAQLIKGFESVLSTLEDAVNDAPKAPEFLGRVFAKAITEHVVSLNEIGQLIHEGGEEPGSLLEAGLAADVLGSTLEAIQMEKGDTVLSEIRTSSNLRLETFRPPEPLKSRKLENFI; the protein is encoded by the exons ATGTCCTTCAATCAATCAAAATCCGACAAGAGTGACGCTGTGTACCGAAAATCCGGGCGATCCGCCAGCTTCAATCAGCAGCGAGGCTCCTCCGGCGGTGCATACGGCAGGGGCGGCAGCGGTGGCGGTGCCGCACCTTCTCCGTCACTATCCTCGAGCCGCAG TTTTAACAAGAAGTCTAATAATGCACAAGGTGGGCAATCTAGGGTAAACCCTACCGTAGCAAGTTCAACCGAGTCTAGTAGTACTAATGCAAACCGGACCATACCAAATGGTAGCCATGTTCAGCCTCAATTTCATG GAGGATCTGATGCACCAGTTACCAATGCAACTATCAAGTCACCCGAGTCAAATGCCCAGAGAAGCACCAGAGCTATTCCAAAAGCTCCTACTTCTCAACCTCCCACCTTGAGTTCTGATTCAGCTCCTCCGACAACCCCTGCTAAGG GAGATGCATCCAAGGCTTTCCCTTTCCAATTTGGATCTATTAGTCCTGGTTTTATTAACGGAATGGCA ATTCCTGCTCGCACAAGCTCAGCTCCACCCAATTTAGATGAGCAGAAGCGTGATCAG GCTCGCCATGATTCTTTTAAACCTCCAGCACCGGCACCGGCACCTCCTGTTCCAAAGCAGCACTCAGTGAGGAAGGATATAGGTAATAATGATCAATCTAATGCTGGGACTCGGGCAAAAAAAGATATGCAGTTGTCATCATTGCCTCCAGGAAGCCAGATGCAGAAACCTTCAGTTGTTCCTTTAAGTGGAATTTCAATGGCAATGCCATATCATCAGCCACAGGCATCTGTACAGTTTGGCAGTCCCAATCCGCAGATTCAGTCTCAGGGTATGCCAACAGCACCTCTACAGATGCCTTTACCAATGCCTTTGCCAATTGGAAATGCTCCACAAGTGCAGCAACAGGTCTTTGTTCCAGGCCTTCAACCACACCAGATGCATCAAGGACTCATGCATCAGAGCCAAAACATGAGTTTTACTCCTCAACTGAGCCCTCAATTGCCCCATCAGTTAGGTAGCATGGGTCTAAGCATTGGCCCACAATATTCCCCACAGCAAGGAGGAAAATTTGCTCCTCGTAAAACTACTCCTGTCAAGATAACTCATCCTGAGACCCATGAGGAGCTTAGGCTTGATAAAAGGGCAGACACATATTCAGATGGTGGGTCATCTGGTGCTAAATCTCATGCTACTGTGCCTTCTCAGTCTCAACCTGCCCAGCCATTTACAGTTTCTCATCCTATTActtactatcaacccaattcctaTAGTGCAAGTTCTGGCTTTTATCCACCTGCTAGTTCTCTTCCATTAACAAGTAGTCAGATAACTCCAAATTCTCAACCACCAAGGTTTAGTTATGCAGTGAGCCATGGTCAGCAAAATGTTGGTTTCATGAATTCATCATCTCATAATTCGATACCTGTTAATAAAGTTGGCACTCATATCCCTGCCATTACTGAACCACCTGCTCCAGAATTTTCCCACAATGTGCTTAATGCTATCTCACCATCATCAGGAGCAACATCTATGTCTATTAAAGATAGTAGTGGGACTGGTCTTGTGGACTCCTCAGTTGCCAATTCCAATATTTCTAGTGCCCGAAGGAGTCACTCTGCTAGATCTTCAGTAGCATCTGGTGATGCTAACTCCTCTTTGCCACAAAAAGGTTCTGAAATTTGCTCTGAAGTTTCTTTGGAACAGTCTAAGTTATCCAGTGATTCTTCAGTTTTGAACTCACTGCCAAAACAATCTTCTGCATCTACTGAGGTTACAGCTGCTCCTTTGAAGTCTTCCTCCGCTGTGAGTGCTGAGTCTGTTTCAGTTGTGTCTAATGATGAAGAAAAGGGGAAGGAATTTCTCAGTAGGTCAAATTCTTTGAAAGATAATCAGAAGGTACAGAAGAAAGGCGAATTACAACATCAG GTTGCCGTACAATCTCCTACTGTAGCTGATGTCCCTTCCCAAGCTGTTGAGAGATCTTCAGTCATATCTGAAACTGTAGGAACTAAAACAAACCATTCTGCCGCAGTGACCAGTGAAGATGTAGCAGCAGCAACAGCTGCGGATGAAGACATGCTATTAACTCCCTCTGTTAGTATGTCTCATGCTGAAGTGAAAAGCAATGGCACTACAGAACTTTCTGTTTGTGTTTCAGCTGAAGGGCCTGTCGCTCAAACTGGCTATAGTTTGAATAACAAtgatgagctagatgaatttttGCAAGAGGATAAACTGTCAAAGGATAAAGTTTCAGAAATGGGTGAAAAAACTGAAATATCATCTATTCAAGGTTCCaaacaagaacatgatgaatctACAAGCTGTGTTCCAGAATGTGAAAGGACAAGTGATAGTTTAGTCATGTCTACCTGTAGTGCATTGGGTTCTCCTAGAGATGTCTCATTGAGTAGAGATGATATTGCAGTCAATAGTGGAGCTGTTTCCGCAAGTTCTGGCACATTAGACCAGCATTCTGCTGATGTTCCAGAAACAACTTCAAAACATTTGAAAGATAGTTTAGAGATTGCTGAAAGTGTGGTTTCTCTTCCAGCGCCAGGTACTAAGGATAGACCAATTTTGGAGCAAAATAAGGTTAAAACTACTAaggggaaaaagaaaaggagagagatTCTTCAAAAGGCCGATGCTGCTGGATCAACCTCTGATCTTTATAATGCGTACAAGGGACCTGAGGAAAAGAAGGATGCTGTTGTAAGTGCAGAGAAAGAGGACAGCGTTTCTACTTCTGGAAGTTTAGAGCAGTTTTCTACTGGTGCTGCTCAGCGAGATTGTATAACGAGTGAGCATAAAGCCGAGCTTGATGATTGGGAGGATGCTGCTGACATGTCTGCACCAAAACTTGAAGTTTCAGATCAAACTGAACAGGTTACTGACAGTTGTATAGTTACAATGAAAAGGTACTCTCGAGATTTCCTTTTGAAGTTTGCAGAGCAGTGCACAAATCTTCCTGAAGGATTTGAAATCACAGCTGACATAGCTGAGTCTTTGATGGGTGCCAATGTTAGTAGTTCACGTGATCCACATCCTTCTCCTGGAAGGAATATAGATAGGACTGGTGGGATGTCTAGGATAGATCGGCGTGGAGGTGCTATTACTGAGGAAGACAAGTGGAGCAAAGTTTCCAATGCTTTTCATTCAGGTATGCGTTTGGATGGTATTGGAGGTAATGCAGGATTTCGTCCAGTTCAAGGAGGCAATTTCGGTGTCTTAAGGAATCCTCGCTCACCTCTGCCATATGCTGGAGCTGGAGGGATTCTTTCTGGGCCAATGCAATCCATGGGCAATCTGGGAGGAATGCCAAGAAACAGCTCTGACAGTGACAGGTGGCAGCGTGCTTCTAGCTTCCAGCAAAGGGGTTTGATTCCTTCTCCTCAAAGTCCTTTGCAGATGATGCACAAAGCTGATAAGAAGTATGAGGTCGGTAAAGTGACAGATGCGGAAGAGGCCAAGCAGAGGCAATTGAAAGCTATATTGAATAAGTTAACTCCTCAGAATTTTGAGAAGCTTTTTGAGCAGGTAAAAGCAGTTAACATTGACAATGCAGTAACTCTCACTGGTGTCATCTCACAAATATTTGAGAAGGCTTTGATGGAACCTACCTTCTGTGAAATGTATGCCAATTTCTGTTCACATCTGGCAGCTGATTTGCCTGATTTTAGTGAAGACAATGAGAAGATAACTTTTAAGAGGTTATTATTAAACAAGTGCCAGGAAGAATTTGAGAGGGGTGAAAGAGAACAGGAAGAGGCTGACAAGGCTGATGAAGGTGAGATCAAGCTGTCTAATGAAGAAAGGGAGGAGAAAAGAACCAAAGCAAGAAGACGCATGCTGGGTAATATCAGATTGATAGGAGAACTGTATAAGAAGAGAATGTTGACAGAGAGGATTATGCATGAGTGCATCAGGAAGTTATTGGGTCAGCATCAGGATCCGGATGAAGAAGATATTGAAGCTTTGTGCAAGCTCATGAGTACAATTGGGGAGATGATTGACCATCCCAAAGCCAAGGAGCATATAGATGTGTATTTTGAACGGATGAAATCATTATCAAACAACATGAATTTATCTTCAAGGGTGAGGTTCATGTTGAAAGATGCCATTGATTTAAGAAAGAACAAATGGCAACAAAGGAGGAAAGTTGAAGGTCCAAAGAAGATTGAGGAGGTACATAGAGATGCTACCCAAGAGCGGCAGGCCCAAGCTGGTAGGCTGGGTCGTGGTCTGGGCAATAATCCAGTAAGAAGAAACCCCATGGATTTTGGTCCAAGAGGGGCATCTATGTTACCTTCACCTGTTGCCCAAATGGGTGGAGTACGAGGGTTGCCTACTCAAATTCGCGGATATGGTCCACAGGATGTTCGTATGGATGATAGGCATGAGACAAGAATCCTATCAGTTCCACTGAGTCAAAGACTTGGTGATGATTCAATTACCTTGGGACCCCAAGGGGGTCTTGCTAGAGGAATGTCCATAAGAGGCTCAACCGCAGTTTCAAGTTCAGGAAGTCTTAATGGTTATAGTAATTTGCCAGAGGGCTCAGCATACAGTTCTAGGGAGGACCATGCTCCAAGATATATTCCAGATAGATTTGGTGCTCCGACCGCGTATGATCAACCCAGTGCTAAAGAGAGAAATATGACTTATGGTAACAGTGACATGAGAAATGCAGATAGGAATTTTGACAGACCTGTTCTAACTTCACCTTCCTCTCAACTGCAAGGGACAGTGGTCTCCCAGAATCCTTCTTCAGAAAGGATTTGGCCAGAAGAACGATTACGAGACATGTCAATGGCTGCAATAAGAGAATATTATAG TGCTAGGGATGAGAAGGAAGTTGTTTTGTGTGTTAAAGATTTGAACAATCCAAGCTTCCATCCTTCCATGGTCTCGATTTGGGTCACAGACTCTTTCGAGAGAAAGAACACAGAGAGAGATCTTCTGGCTCAGCTACTAGTCAACCTTGTGAAGTCTCAGGATGGTACCTTGAGTCCAGCCCAGCTCATCAAAGG GTTTGAATCTGTTCTTAGTACTTTGGAAGATGCGGTTAACGATGCTCCGAAAGCACCGGAGTTTCTTGGCCGCGTATTTGCCAAAGCTATAACAGAGCATGTAGTCTCTTTGAATGAGATTGGACAGTTAATACATGAGGGTGGAGAGGAACCTGGCAGTCTCTTAGAAGCGGGACTCGCAGCTGATGTTCTTGGAAGCACCTTGGAGGCCATACAAATGGAGAAAGGCGATACAGTTTTAAGTGAGATCCGGACAAGCTCAAATTTGCGGTTGGAGACTTTCCGGCCGCCGGAACCTTTGAAATCAAGGAAGTTAGAGAACTTTATTTAG